From the genome of Macadamia integrifolia cultivar HAES 741 unplaced genomic scaffold, SCU_Mint_v3 scaffold1509, whole genome shotgun sequence, one region includes:
- the LOC122063990 gene encoding disease resistance protein Roq1-like, whose product MPVFYHVVPSDIRSQTGQYWKAFQDHEKEFEQEEIEGWKKAPREELLNIGSNDVQIVGIHGLGGIDKTTIARCVYNRVYHRFEGWSFIADAHETFQQRGLVHLQRQLVINILNVENPNISSVDQGIAMINQRLSNKKVLIVLIDEVDQNIDLNAIIGKRDWFGFGSRIIITTRDKHILDVHGVDGTYEPNEMHLDHSLQLFNKHAFKMDQPLEHYLNVSKEIVKTTRGLPLALKVIGSFLFGKEESAWKDTVKKLKNIPHEDVQQKLRISYDGLNYEKKEIFLDIACFFIGMDKNVACYIWHGCDFFPEAGIENLHLKSLVKVGEKNELMMHDQLQDLGREIIHQGSYKKLEERSRLLSHEEALKALSTPTGTRKVEGLYTMFKYSPEDRECMISSKSFAAMIKLRLLQVDYVKVAETLEVLNLSWCDKLSQPPDLSANLHLEVLILEYCSTTIGSSIGHLKSLIILNLKGCKRLKYLPTSIWQLSSLKTLDIRGTNICQLPETLGSLEALTELYIDFSKIQLLSSICHLRNLKTLSGAICRTLEGRVSILHNLPELPSSLKYLDAFICKMKSFPTLSNLTDLETLCLHHCKYLVEIPTTINALTRLESLG is encoded by the exons ATGCCCGTTTTCTACCATGTAGTACCATCGGACATCCGAAGCCAGACTGGTCAGTATTGGAAGGCTTTTCAAGACCATGAGAAGGAATTCGAGCAGGAGGAGATAGAAGGGTGGAAGAAGGCTCCGAGAGAG GAGTTACTAAACATTGGCTCTAATGATGTACAAATTGTGGGAATCCATGGATTAGGTGGCATTGATAAGACAACAATTGCTAGGTGCGTATACAATAGAGTCTATCATCGCTTTGAAGGATGGAGTTTTATAGCAGATGCTCACGAAACTTTCCAGCAAAGGGGACTTGTCCATTTGCAGAGGCAACTTGTCATTAATATCTTGAATGTAGAGAATCCAAACATTTCTAGTGTTGATCAGGGAATTGCTATGATTAATCAAAGACTATCCAATAAGAAGGTTCTTATTGTCCTTATTGATGAAGTGGATCAAAATATTGATTTAAATGCAATAATCGGGAAGcgtgattggtttggttttggaagCAGGATTATTATTACCACCAGGGACAAGCATATCTTAGATGTTCATGGAGTAGACGGAACTTATGAGCCGAATGAAATGCATTTAGATCATTCTCTTCAACTTTTCAACAAGCATGCCTTCAAGATGGACCAGCCTCTAGAACATTATTTGAATGTCTCAAAAGAGATAGTAAAAACTACTAGAGGACTTCCTTTGGCTCTTAAGGTTATAGGTTCATTTTTATTTGGAAAAGAAGAATCAGCATGGAAAGATACGGTGAAGAAGCTGAAAAATATTCCACATGAAGATGTGCAGCAGAAGTTGAGAATAAGTTATGATGGAttaaattatgagaaaaaagaGATATTTCTAGATATTGcttgtttttttattggaaTGGATAAGAATGTTGCATGTTACATCTGGCATGGCTGTGACTTTTTCCCTGAAGCAGGAATTGAAAATCTTCACCTAAAGTCATTGGTTAAGGTTGGTGAAAAGAACGAATTAATGATGCATGATCAGCTCCAAGATCTCGGAAGAGAAATTATTCATCAAGGCAGCTATAAGAAGCTTGAGGAGCGTAGTAGGTTGTTGTCACATGAGGAGGCATTGAAAGCATTGAGTACTCCAACA GGAACTAGGAAAGTTGAAGGACTCTATACTATGTTCAAGTACTCCCCTGAAGATAGGGAATGTATGATAAGTTCTAAAAGTTTTGCTGCAATGATTAAACTAAGGTTACTTCAGGTTGATTATGTCAAG GTGGCAGAAACTCTAGAAGTTCTAAACCTGAGTTGGTGTGATAAACTATCCCAACCTCCTGACTTATCAGCAAATCTTCATTTGGAGGTATTGATTCTTGAATACTGTTCAACTACAATTGGCTCATCCATTGGCCATCTTAAGAGTTTAATCATATTGAACTTGAAGGGCTGCAAGAGGTTAAAGTATCTCCCAACCAGCATTTGGCAGTTGAGTTCTCTCAAAACACTTgacattagaggtacaaacatCTGCCAATTGCCAGAAACATTGGGCTCCTTGGAGGCCTTAACAGAGCTATACATTGACTTTTCTAAAATACAGTTACTTAGTTCAATATGTCATTTGAGAAACCTCAAAACTTTAAGTGGTGCAATTTGTCGTACCCTGGAAGGAAGGGTTTCTATCCTTCATAATCTCCCAGAGCTTCCTTCAAGTTTGAAATATTTGGATGCTTTCATATGCAAAATGAAATCATTCCCAACGCTGTCAAATCTGACAGATTTAGAGACATTGTGCCTTCATCATTGTAAATATCTGGTGGAGATACCAACTACAATCAATGCTCTTACAAGGTTGGAGTCActtggataa
- the LOC122063989 gene encoding protein FAR1-RELATED SEQUENCE 5-like encodes MENACLNDAREPQVGMLFNSEQEAYDFYNSYGRAMGFSIRRHTVNKSKKDKMTITSRRFVCSKAGSRQPDKRDNNVTNPRAETRTSCKAQMAICLGGDGKYMCREFVEEHNHDLHTDSTVHMMRSQRHMSDIHMYEIDLADDSGIRPRFTIELMGRQAGGIENLSCTTQDVRNYLRTKRMSSLSYGEAGSLLNYFVTQTRNNPSFTYSVQLDSEEQITNIFWADPKMIIDYAHFGDVVSFDTTFRTNRQCRPLGVFAGFNHHRGCTVFGATLLYDETVESFKWLFEVFAEAHGGKKPITIFTDQDAAMTIALTDMWPQTWHGLCTWHLMQNGIKHLGNMMKDGSGFLKDIKKCIYQYDEEEQFDRAWSKLLSENGVMDNAWLRRMYTLRNKWAKCYMKNTFTLGIRSTQLSESLNSDLKDYLKSTLDVVQFFKHFERVLNQKRGNELKAEFESRNKLPRLANSMSIVQKQAGELYTPTIYALFQEEYNWMTVCCIRDRTDRFPDFQLGLLM; translated from the coding sequence ATGGAGAATGCTTGTTTGAATGATGCGAGGGAACCTCAGGTTGGTATGTTATTCAATTCAGAACAGGAAGCATATGATTTTTACAACAGTTACGGACGGGCAATGGGGTTTAGTATTAGGAGACACACTGTGAATAAAAGCAAGAAAGACAAGATGACTATTACGTCAAGGCGGTTTGTCTGTTCAAAAGCTGGGTCTCGGCAACCAGACAAGCGAGACAACAATGTTACTAACCCCCGAGCTGAGACAAGAACAAGTTGCAAAGCACAGATGGCCATATGTTTGGGTGGGGATGGAAAATATATGTGTCGTGAATTTGTGGAGGAACATAATCATGATCTCCATACTGATTCAACAGTTCATATGATGCGTTCACAGAGGCATATGTCAGACATACATAtgtatgaaattgatttggctGATGACTCGGGCATTAGACCTAGATTCACAATTGAGTTGATGGGTAGGCAGGCTGGTGGGATCGAGAACTTGAGTTGTACGACCCAAGATGTTAGGAACTACCTCCGTACTAAAAGAATGAGTTCCTTATCATATGGTGAAGCAGGTAGTTTGTTGAATTACTTTGTTACTCAAACTAGGAACAATCCATCTTTCACATACTCAGTTCAGCTGGATAGTGAAGAACAAATAACTAATATATTTTGGGCTGATCCAAAGATGATCATTGATTATGCACACTTTGGAGATGTAGTCAGCTTCGACACTACATTTCGCACCAACAGACAGTGTAGGCCGCTTGGGGTGTTTGCTGGATTTAATCATCATAGAGGATGCACTGTATTCGGGGCCACACTTTTATATGATGAgacagtggaatctttcaagtgGTTGTTTGAGGTATTTGCTGAGGCACATGGTGGAAAGAAGCCTATAACTATCTTCACGGACCAAGATGCTGCTATGACTATAGCATTAACAGACATGTGGCCTCAGACGTGGCATGGGTTGTGTACATGGCACTTAATGCAGAATGGCATTAAGCATTTGGGTAATATGATGAAAGATGGCTCCGGGTTTCTTAAAGATATAAAGAAATGCATATACCAATACGATGAGGAAGAACAATTCGACAGAGCATGGTCTAAATTGCTTAGTGAAAATGGTGTTATGGATAATGCATGGTTGAGGCGCATGTATACACTTAGAAATAAATGGGCGAAGTGCTACATGAAAAACACATTCACATTAGGTATTCGAAGTACACAACTCAGTGAGAGTTTGAATAGTGATTTGAAGGATTATTTGAAGTCAACTTTGGATGTTGTGCAATTTTTTAAGCACTTCGAGAGAGTTCTTAACCAGAAGCGTGGCAATGAATTAAAAGCTGAATTTGAATCAAGAaacaagttgccacgacttgcaAATTCAATGTCAATTGTCCAGAAACAAGCTGGGgaactttacactcctacaATTTATGCGTTATTTCAAGAGGAATATAATTGGATGACTGTTTGTTGCATCAGAGACCGAACTGATAGATTTCCTGATTTTCAGTTGGGATTGTTGATGTAG
- the LOC122063988 gene encoding uncharacterized protein LOC122063988 has product MVVNDNRGKEIEEDVNLDRTQRYRRICHEFVQIASEAANTFEGYELMKDAANELRLKVGNIRINPADCPDMPILPDFSTDVYDGIRFKHKEKSKGGRRLKSWVEKQGKKKKSGGPSNSQQLQEQQPTPASYNMQLFDNIYPGYMSLMESISHMSSQASAVHQSQASAVHQSLDEDLFICY; this is encoded by the exons ATGGTAGTTAATGACAATAGGgggaaagaaattgaagaggatGTCAACCTGGACCGTACACAGCGGTATAGGCGTATTTGTCATGAATTTGTTCAAATAGCATCAGAAGCTGCTAACACATTTGAGGGTTACGAATTGATGAAAGATGCTGCTAATGAATTAAGATTGAAGGTTGGTAATATTAGAATCAACCCAGCCGATTGCCCTGATATGCCAATATTGCCTGATTTCTCAACTGACGTGTATGATGGGATACGTTTCAAACATAAAGAGAAAAGTAAGGGTGGAAGAAGGCTAAAGAGTTGGGTCGAAAAgcaaggcaaaaaaaaaaagagtggaggGCCAAGTAATAGTCAACAACTACAAGAACAACAACCAACTCCTGCCTCATACAATATGCAActgtttgataacatttatCCCGGTTACATGTCACTTATG GAGTCTATTTCCCATATGTCATCTCAAGCATCTGCAGTTCATCAATCACAAGCATCTGCAGTTCATCAATCACTAGAtgaagatttatttatttgctatTAA